GGGTAGTGCCGTTGGAGATATTGGCAATGCCGTACAGCAACATGCTGAAAGTGCGGGCTTTGGTGTGGTACGAGAGTTGGTGGGGCATGGCGTCGGTACCTGTTTGCATGAGGAACCCCAAATCCCCAACTTCGGGCGACCGGGATTTGGCGCCATCTTGCGGGAAGGCATGTGCCTGGCTATTGAGCCGATGATCAACATGGGTAGCAAAGATGTGTACACGCAGGATGATGGTTGGACCGTATGCACCGTGGATGGAAAGCCTTCGGCACATTTTGAACATACTATCGTTATAACCCCGAATGGTCCGGAGGTGTTAACGGAGTACGAAACAGTCTAACGTTATGGTAAAAGAAAAGGGAATCCAGGTAGACGGCACTATCGTGAAGACGCTTCCCAACGCCACCTTTAGAGTGCGTCTGGAGAATGGTCACGAGGTCTTGGCCCACGTCTCCGGCAAGATGCGGATGCATTTCATCAAGATTTTGCCGGGGGACACGGTCACGGTCGAGCTCTCGCCGTACGA
This genomic window from Candidatus Neomarinimicrobiota bacterium contains:
- the infA gene encoding translation initiation factor IF-1, whose protein sequence is MVKEKGIQVDGTIVKTLPNATFRVRLENGHEVLAHVSGKMRMHFIKILPGDTVTVELSPYDLTRGRIIYRYK